TGGCATCATAGTGGTGACCTTCGGGACGGCTACTGGTCTTGTTGTTCTACCCAAGCCCTCCGCTTGGATGACCTTGGTCATCCTAGGTCTATTCCCCGCTGTTGGACTTCTGATGTACAACGCGCCCCTGCCGAAGATCGGCGCATCGTTGACGTCTGTACTATTTGCGCTCAACGGCATATTCACTGTCGGGGCGCAGCTGCTGATACTCGTTGTCTTCCCGGACGCCAACCTCAAGTTGCCTCAGAACGTTCTTTTAACGGTGTTCGGAGGCGCGATCGCATTCGTTGGTGTGTACTTGCTAAACAAGAGACGGGCAGGAGAGAAGGCCGAGTTCGCACCGCGATTGGTTTGACGATTTGGATTCTCGTGCCCGCATGTATGCCTAGGAGCGCTGAGGGGGAGATTTGAACTCCCGAGGTACGTAGTACCACCAGCTCTCAAGGCTGGCGCCTTAAACCGAGCTTAGCTACCTCAGCAGATGCGTGGCATTGCTCTTGTCAGGGTATCAGGTCGAGCGCCGATATGACAGTTTCGGAGGAGCCGCAGCTCACTGTCCGCGCGGTGATGAGCGCAGCCCGAAGATCTTCTCCAGGTCCAACTCGAATGCGACCGTGGGATACTTGAGCTCGAACGCTTCGATCGTGGAGGGAGCAACCTCACCGAAGTATCCGAGTTGCGCCTGGCCAGAAGCAACAGATGCGCATCTTCCCTTGATGAAGCTAGGATGATCGTTCGCGGTTACTTCGATGGGGACGCTCATGCTAGATAGAACGGACTGCACCAATGACTTGACCTCTGTGAAACTGGCCCTGGCGTGGATAGACACGCCTGCCATCAACGTCTTGTTGGTGCCTCCCAGGACGACCTCGCCTACCTCGAACATCCTCTGGGGGAGTTCTCTGTGCTTGTTCTTTCTCAGCATGTTCATCAGACTCGGCACAAGAGATGTCCTCACCAGGACATGATCCTCACTTACCGGATTCCGTACTCTTACCGCTTTCTTGTCGTCCTCCAGGTTCATAGAGACGTATTGGTCCCGGGGATTAGACAGTGAAAGGGAGACGACCTCGAAGTAACCGAATCCGAGCATTATCTCCTTGACGGACTTCGAGAACGCAATCATCGTGTCCTCGACGCCGAAAGTGGCGTGCTTGGGCAGGATGTTCCCGAACCGCTCGAAGCCGTGCCCGATTGCGGCATCCTCCGCAAGGTCCACAGGGTGCAGGATGTCCGCCCTGTACCTCGGGATAAGAACCTGGATGCCGTTCTTTCCAGTGCTCGTCCCGTAGCCCATGCGCCTCAGGCAATCCATAACCTCGTTGTCGTTCAGGGCCGTGCCGTTCCATTGGTTAGCGTACTTCAGGTCGAGGGTCATCTCTCTGGGTTTCAGATCGGGTGCAAATACGGTCTTGCCGTCCTGGTGTATCCTGACCGTCTTGACCCTTCCTCCGCGCTCAGCAAGGGCAGTGGTCAGTATGTTCACGGCGTACGTGACTGCATTCAGATCGGTGCCCGTGCAGTCGACGAATATGTCTTTGGTATCTTCTGTGATGGCCGTGGTCACCCCGTTGATGATTGGAGGGAATGAGAGGACCTCGCCTTCCCTGTCAACTATCATAGGATACCGCGTCTTCCCTTCGAGAACGAAGGCGTATGCCATCCCTTTCTCGTGCTCCTTGAGGATCTGAGCAGGGGTCATCCTCTTCGAGCCCTGAAGTGGCACGAAGGAGATCTCGTCGGGAAGGACCGCCTTGTAAGTGAAGGGCGGCTTGACCGTCCTGAAATCGTGGATGCCTATCGCCACCTTGCGCCTGTTGCGTCCCAGGGTCAGATGCAGCTTCTCCTGAAGGTCCATAATCGACCGTATCAAGGGATCTGTGATCTCGTTCCCCTCTACTAGCGCGGACCATATGAACGGTCTAACCTCATTGACGGATGGATCCACATGCAGGTCCACGTCGCACTCCCCGACGGCGTACGACCTGAGCCCGGGCTCAAACCCTAGGAACGCCTTCATGGCTCTGGCAATGCCTTCGACCGAGTAGAGGTCCGGCCTGTCGGGGAAGAACTCGAACGAGGCGTCGTCGGACGAATCCTCAAGGGATTTCATGTCCGCCCCTATCATCGGTAGCCTCTCCCGGATGACCTCCTTGGGGACATCGCGACCCATGAGTTCGCACAGGTCGGAGTAACTGAAGTTGATGACTGGCATCGGTTGATGGAAACGGTTGCGCGTATAATAAGGTTGTCAGAATCTAGAACCCGGCTCAGCACTTGACGCAAGCCATTACCAGCCCCAAGTGCACTACCACAGCCTCGTTCGTTCGGCTCTTGCTTCGCGTTCAGGGAATAGCAAGGAAAAATATAAGGACAACCAATTGGAATCCAGACGGTGTAGTCAGTATTGGTTCTTCTCAGAGACCAGAGGCATACGATGATCAAGGATAAGGTCAAGACTGGGGCCCCAGGACTTGACGATATGCTGGAGGGCGGCCTCATACCAGGAAGGGCTTACGTTGTCTCAGGTACCTCTGGGACCGGTAAGACCACTTTGGCGATGCAGTTCCTTCTCGAGGGCGCTAGATGCGGAGAGCGGGTCGTTTACGTCTCGATAGACGAGCCCCCAAACGAGGTCAAGCAGAACATGGGCGCGTTTGGCTGGGACATAGGCAGGATCCAGGTGTTCGACGCCACCCCCGATGTGATGAACTATGACAAGACCCCGGTCAGGGACGTTTCCACCGAGCGAAAGGTAGTGTATTTCTCTGACATCGGTCCCGGGATAAGGCAGACATCTGATAGAAACCCCGTCGATATGACCATCAGCACTCTCCAGGAGATTCTGAAGCAGGAGATGAGGGCGAGGAAGTACTCAAGGATCGTTGTCGACTCGATCACCTCGCTCAGATACTTCTACATCAGGACGAGCGAAGAGAATACAACGCTGATGTCGTTCTTCAGGCTGCTTTCCGATTTGGGCGTCACGGCCCTTCTCACCGTGCAGCTGCCTGAGATATCGAAACCCGATGTCGAAGTGCATGTGGCGCGAGGCGATATCAGGCTCCATAAGTGGTTCGACGGGAGAGGGTTGATGAGGGGCATCACAGTGGAAAAATACAGGGGCTCGTCCCACGACCAGAGGCTCCGTATGATGAAGATCTCCTCCGCCGGAATCGATGTCAAGACACAGGCCCCGGAGAAACGCGAGGAAGCATCTGATGAAGAGAGTCCGCATGTAGCAGGCTCCGCGGATCTCCCCGAACCGCCTCCGCCATCAGACGAGGCGCTAGCCCCGCCTGCAGAACCGACGCCCGCACAGCCTACTGGCCAGAGTCCTCCCTCCGAACTCCATCCGAAACCTGTGGTGCATCTCAAGGACGGTGGTGGGATATGAAGCCGAGCACCGATGAGCGGGTCAGCACTGGGGTCCCTGGAATCGATGATATGCTCAAGGGAGGTCTCATCTCGGGAAGGCCGTACGTCGTCTCCGGCACGACCGGGAGCGGGAAGACCATTTTGGCAGTTCAATTCCTCCATCAGGGTGTGAAGCAGGGCGAGCGGGCGCTGCTCGTTGCCATAGACGAGCCTCCTCAGGAGATAAGGGAGAATGTGCGGGCGCTCGGATGGGACGTCGGCAAGATCAGGATCCTGGACGTGCATCCAGCGGCAAAGGCCTACAGCAAGCGCGTCTCGCTCGTCGAGGTTGCAGCTCAGAGGAGCGTCGGCTCTCTTCGAGATGCGGGGCCGAGCGCAAAGACAGAGGCGATGAAGGCAGCCTCACCCGACGTATCGGTCCAATCGCTGCAGCTCATGCTGAAGCAGGAGCTTCATGAGATCCAGTACTCCCGCGTCGTCATAGATTCGCTCACATCGTTGAAGAAGCTCTCGGAATCCATGGGAGACGCCAATTCGAGCATCATGTCGCTGCTGAGATATCTTTCCGAATCAGGAGTCACGAGCCTCATCATCACGGACCTCCCGGATCCGACGGAGCTGGAGCCGGAGATGTTCATCTGCAGAGGGGAGATCCGGCTCCACAAACGGATGGTGGCGAACAGGATAGACAGATGCGTCACGATCGAGAAGTTCAGGGGGTCGCCGCACGACCCGATGCCCAGACCAATGAGCATATCCGACACCGGGATATCCGTAGATTCAAACAAGAAGATCCCTAAGGCGTCATTGCGGATGCTCCAGGCGTTCACGCAGTACGCCAGATGACCGCCTTGGGAAACGCACCTTATTTACCCGCGTACGCGTTCCGGGGCGAGGGAACATGAGCAGCAAGAAGCAACTGCCACTCGTCGAGGCGTCTGGAAAACCGTATGACATGGGCAAGGCGATCGGCAAGAAGTGCGCGCCCAAGGCTGTGGTTTACAGGAAGGGCATTGCCGAAGGCATCAAGCACGTTACTGGCTTTGACTGGACGAGGGCCGTCGACAGGGCGAAGCTGTACTTGCCCTACGCGGAGGAGTTCTACCCTGACTTCATCGATGAGATCAGGGGATACTCGGACGGGGCGAAGATGCCCTTCGAGGAAGCTTTCACACTCTGCTGCCACGAGCTTCTGTCCTCTCAGGGATTCAGGGGCTGCACCGACGTGGCCGTGTCAGGCGACGTGACCGACGACGGACGGGTACTGGCCGCGCACAACGAGGACTGGTCCAACAACGCCCTGGAGACGGTGGTCTTCCTGCACGCCAAGCCACAGGGTAAGCCTGAGTTCTTCACTACGTCGTACGCAGGCCTGCTTCCGTCCTGCGGCATCAACAGCG
The Candidatus Thermoplasmatota archaeon genome window above contains:
- a CDS encoding AAA family ATPase → MKPSTDERVSTGVPGIDDMLKGGLISGRPYVVSGTTGSGKTILAVQFLHQGVKQGERALLVAIDEPPQEIRENVRALGWDVGKIRILDVHPAAKAYSKRVSLVEVAAQRSVGSLRDAGPSAKTEAMKAASPDVSVQSLQLMLKQELHEIQYSRVVIDSLTSLKKLSESMGDANSSIMSLLRYLSESGVTSLIITDLPDPTELEPEMFICRGEIRLHKRMVANRIDRCVTIEKFRGSPHDPMPRPMSISDTGISVDSNKKIPKASLRMLQAFTQYAR
- a CDS encoding AAA family ATPase; amino-acid sequence: MVLLRDQRHTMIKDKVKTGAPGLDDMLEGGLIPGRAYVVSGTSGTGKTTLAMQFLLEGARCGERVVYVSIDEPPNEVKQNMGAFGWDIGRIQVFDATPDVMNYDKTPVRDVSTERKVVYFSDIGPGIRQTSDRNPVDMTISTLQEILKQEMRARKYSRIVVDSITSLRYFYIRTSEENTTLMSFFRLLSDLGVTALLTVQLPEISKPDVEVHVARGDIRLHKWFDGRGLMRGITVEKYRGSSHDQRLRMMKISSAGIDVKTQAPEKREEASDEESPHVAGSADLPEPPPPSDEALAPPAEPTPAQPTGQSPPSELHPKPVVHLKDGGGI
- the pheT gene encoding phenylalanine--tRNA ligase subunit beta, translated to MPVINFSYSDLCELMGRDVPKEVIRERLPMIGADMKSLEDSSDDASFEFFPDRPDLYSVEGIARAMKAFLGFEPGLRSYAVGECDVDLHVDPSVNEVRPFIWSALVEGNEITDPLIRSIMDLQEKLHLTLGRNRRKVAIGIHDFRTVKPPFTYKAVLPDEISFVPLQGSKRMTPAQILKEHEKGMAYAFVLEGKTRYPMIVDREGEVLSFPPIINGVTTAITEDTKDIFVDCTGTDLNAVTYAVNILTTALAERGGRVKTVRIHQDGKTVFAPDLKPREMTLDLKYANQWNGTALNDNEVMDCLRRMGYGTSTGKNGIQVLIPRYRADILHPVDLAEDAAIGHGFERFGNILPKHATFGVEDTMIAFSKSVKEIMLGFGYFEVVSLSLSNPRDQYVSMNLEDDKKAVRVRNPVSEDHVLVRTSLVPSLMNMLRKNKHRELPQRMFEVGEVVLGGTNKTLMAGVSIHARASFTEVKSLVQSVLSSMSVPIEVTANDHPSFIKGRCASVASGQAQLGYFGEVAPSTIEAFELKYPTVAFELDLEKIFGLRSSPRGQ